A segment of the Candidatus Binatus sp. genome:
CCGGCCATCGCGCGAATCTTTCCGCTCTGCGGCTCGAGAGCGACGAGGCACGACTCGAGGCGCTGCTTGGTCTCGCGCCGGACCAGCTTGGGATGCTTGGCCTCCAGATCGCTGAGATTGTGCGCGATTGCACTCTCGGCGAGCTTTTCCATGTGCACGTCGAGCGAGGTGAAGATGCGCAAACCCTCGCCACTGAGCACCTGCGGCGGATAACGCTCGGCCAGTTCCTTCTTGACGAAATCGACAAAGTAGGGGGCGTCGTTGCTCTCGGCATAAACTTCCCGCGGATGCAGCGGCTCGCTGACCGCCGCGTCGTAAGCGGTTTTGCCGATGTACCCATCCTCGAGCATCGCGGCCAGGACCTCGTTGCGTCGCGGCCGTGCGGCGTCGGGATGGTGCAGCGGATTGAGCCGGTTGGGCGAACTGATCAAGCCGGCAATAGTAGCCATTTCGCCAATAGTCAGATCGCGCGGCTCCTTGGAGAAGTAGTACTCAGACGCTTCCCAGACGCCATATATACCTTCCTGTCCGCGCTGGCCCAAGTAGATATCGTTAATATAGTTCTCCAGAATTTCATCCTTGGAGTATTTGCGCTCCGCAATGTACGCCATCATCGCTTCCTTGAGCTTGCGCCTGTAGCTTCGCTCGCCGCTCAGGAAGAAGTTCTTCATCAGCTGCTGGGTGAGCGTCGAGCCGCCCTGGCGCACGTGCCCCGAGGTAAAATCGATATACGCGGCCTTGATGGTGCGGACCAGGTCAACGCCGTGATGCTCGTAAAAGCGATGGTCTTCGGCGGCCAGGATCGCATTGATCATCGTGGGCGGAATCTGGCTCAGGCGCACCAGCCGGCGCTGCTCCCATTCGCCTTCGAAGATGCCGCTGATGAGTTCGGGTTCCAGCTCGATCGAGAAGATCGGTTTATGGGTCACCGGATCCCCCATCGACTCGATCGTGTCTCCCTTAAGAGTCAGCTCGACGAATTCGCCGCCGAAGTTGCCGTACGGATAGGCGAAACTATGCAGAAAGATGTCGAGCTTGCCGCGCTTGCGATCGAAGCTGTACTCGCCGCGAGAGTCGACGTGGCCCGGATCGACGGGGTGGTAATTCAGGCGCGCGAGTCGCTCGAAGAAACCGAGGTCCTGAAGATCCTGGCCGGGGTAAATTAGCACCGAGTCGGAATAAATGCGCGACGGGATGTTCCATCGCTTGCCCGAGAACCGCGCGACGACTTCATTCTCGAGCTGATTGTAGTAGCTGAAAAACAGCCACAGGGTCGGCGGGATGGCGAACAAGATGATCGCGCCCACGCCGATGAGCGCGAATTTCAGGATTCGTTTCGGGGACATCGGAAATCCGTCCCCGGCTCAGGCCTCCGGCTTGACGGTCACGTAGATGGTGGCGTCGCCGCGCCTGACGAGCAGCAGGACGATCTTGCCCTTGGCGCTGGTCTTCAGCGCATGTTGGTACGAGTCGACGTTCTTGACGGCCGCGCGATTGACCTCGAGGATCACGTCGCGAGCGCGAAGCCCCGCCTCGTCGGCGCGGCTGCCGGGCTGCACCGACGAAATCACGACGCCGCCGGGCGCGTCGAGCCCGAGTTCTTTGGCGAGATCGGGACTCAGGTCCTTGACGTGAAGGCCGAAGGGCGAGACGGCGCCGAGGTCGGGCTTTTGCGATTTTTCCTCAGACGCCACGATTTCGGGCTCGCGCGACTGCGTAATCGTGACCGGCAGATCGATCGTCTGCTTGTCGCGAATCACCTTGAGCGTCCCTTTGTGGCCCAGGTCGGTGCGGCCGATCAGCAGCGGCAATTCGCGCGAGTCGCTGACCGGTTGATTGTCGAACGCCACGATTACGTCGCCGTGCCTGACGCCGGCCACTTTGGCTGGTCCGCCGTCGAGCACCTTGGCAACCAGCGCGCCGCGTGAATCCGCCAGCCCCAGCGACTCGGCCAGCTCGGGTGTCACCTTCTGGATGTACACGCCGAGCCATCCGCGCACGACTTTGCCCGAGCGCTTGAGTTGCGGCAGCTCTTCCTTGACCAGTTCGATGGGAACCGCAAAGCCGATTCCCATGCTGGTGCCGGTGTGCGTGTAGATCGCGCAATTGACGCCGACCACATCGCCGCGCAGATCGATCAGCGGACCGCCCGAGTTGCCGGGATTTATCGACGCGTCGGTCTGGATGAAATCCTCGTAGCTGCCCGGGATGAAGCGCCCCTTGGCGCTGACGATTCCGGCCGTCACGGAATGGTCGAAGCCGAACGGATTTCCGATCGCCATCACCCATTCTCCCACCTTCAAGTCGTCGGAGTTGCCCAGCGGCGCGACCGCCAGGTCGTGCTTCGCATCGATCTTCAGCAGCGCGATGTCGCTCTTCTCGTCATGCCCGACGATCTTGGCGGCGTAATTGCGGCCGTCCTGCGTGGTCACGGTGACTGCGCCCGGACCCTCGACGACGTGCTCGTTGGTCAGGATGTAGCCGTCCTTGGTGATGATGAAGCCGGAGCCAAGCGCCTTGGAGTGCGGCGAGCCGCCGAACTCCTCGAAAGGATGCGAGTGCGGTGGCATCAGAAGGCCGTGCGGAGACTCCTCGGGCGATGGCTCGCCGGCCTCGGCGGGTTCTGCGGGTTCGTCGGTCGAGATGTTCACGACGGCGGGGCTGAGCTTGGCTGCGAGATCAACGAAGTCCGGCATCGACTGGGCTTTCGCCACGTGAGCGGGGTCGGCCGGCTCGGTCCAGAAGCGGGTGGGTGGCGCGGAATCCGCAGCGCGTGCCGGCATGCCAGAGGCAATCAAGGTGAACGTCGCGATAAAAATCGCGACGCCAGAAAAGACGATGGGTCGGGAAAAATTATGCGTCATGTGTGATTATGCGAAGACTGCCGCTCAACGGCCCGGCGGTCTCGCCAATTCAACGTACTTCATTTGCAGACTGGAAAGAATCTCTTTGAGCAAGGCTTGTTCGTGGGGATCGAGATTTCCCCGCGTCTTGTCACGCAACATTATGATGATATCGATCATCTGCTGAGCCAAAATCAGGTCGTGCGTCACCTGACCGCTTGCCAGGTCGGGTATTTCGCCCAGCGCCGCCAGGGCCTGCTCTGACAGGCTCCATAGAAACGCCGCGAACGTCAGCTCCAGCGGCGCTTGGCTCGAATGGCGATTCGCCGCGGGCTGTGAGGCGGCGGCTTGCGGCTTGGAAATCGACTCCGGCCCGGGCGCGTCGGCTTTGGATTTTATTTCCAACGCTTCGCCGCTATCAGATGGCGCCTCGTCGCCTGGCTTGGCCTCGCCTTCGGCGGAGAAGCGTCGGCGGTCCTGAACCTTGAATCCCCGCTTGTCTTCTGATTCTCCCATCGACGGCGCCCTCACCCTTGTCCAATCTGTCCGGCCGACATCTGCTCGAGGCGGTGGATTCGCTCCTCGATCGGCGGATGGGTCGAGAACAGCCGCGAAATTCCCGCCGCGCTTAGCGGGTTGACGATAAACAGATGGGCCGTCGCAGGGCTGGCGTCCATCGGCATCCGCTCGTTGGCGGCCTCGAGCTTGCGCAGCGCGCTGGCCAGGTACAACGGATTATGCGTAAGCGCGGCGCCGCTCGCATCGGCCTGGTACTCGCGCGTGCGCGAAATCGCGAGCTGAATGAGGGTCGCCGCGATCGGCGCGAGAATGCCCGCGACCAGCAGCCCCGCCAGCCCGCCTTCCTCGTCGTCGCGACCGCCCAGTCCGAAGATCGCGCCCCATCGAACCATCGAGCCGATCATCATCACGGCGCCGGCCATGGTGGCCGCGATCGAGCTGGTCAATATGTCGTGATTGGTCACGTGCGAGAGTTCATGGCCGATGACGCCCTTCAACTCCTCGCGCGTGCAGATTCGCATGATCCCGCGCGTCACGGCGA
Coding sequences within it:
- a CDS encoding PBP1A family penicillin-binding protein, which produces MSPKRILKFALIGVGAIILFAIPPTLWLFFSYYNQLENEVVARFSGKRWNIPSRIYSDSVLIYPGQDLQDLGFFERLARLNYHPVDPGHVDSRGEYSFDRKRGKLDIFLHSFAYPYGNFGGEFVELTLKGDTIESMGDPVTHKPIFSIELEPELISGIFEGEWEQRRLVRLSQIPPTMINAILAAEDHRFYEHHGVDLVRTIKAAYIDFTSGHVRQGGSTLTQQLMKNFFLSGERSYRRKLKEAMMAYIAERKYSKDEILENYINDIYLGQRGQEGIYGVWEASEYYFSKEPRDLTIGEMATIAGLISSPNRLNPLHHPDAARPRRNEVLAAMLEDGYIGKTAYDAAVSEPLHPREVYAESNDAPYFVDFVKKELAERYPPQVLSGEGLRIFTSLDVHMEKLAESAIAHNLSDLEAKHPKLVRRETKQRLESCLVALEPQSGKIRAMAGGRNYRSSQFNRVTQSKRQPGSVFKPVTYLAAFDETLSGGAEKFLPTTYIEDAPFTWQYGDMSWTPNNYRDRFFGHVTLEFALGESLNSATARLANSVGLDRIRAMASKLGFGDLPPYPSIVLGGIEVSPMQIARAYAVIANDGMEIQPYAVTAVVDENNKVIEGHELTAEQVISPQLAYMMQFMLENVINHGTGAGARAMGFTRPAAGKTGTTNDDKDAWFAGFTPNLLAVTWTGFDQKEELGLTGAQASLPAWTAFMKAATAARPPLDFTAPPGIVEVKVDPTTGYKATPYCPVTMMGVYPEGMAPTQDCPYHSSATSLTGVDHKMPEEPNPVADPND
- a CDS encoding DegQ family serine endoprotease, whose amino-acid sequence is MPARAADSAPPTRFWTEPADPAHVAKAQSMPDFVDLAAKLSPAVVNISTDEPAEPAEAGEPSPEESPHGLLMPPHSHPFEEFGGSPHSKALGSGFIITKDGYILTNEHVVEGPGAVTVTTQDGRNYAAKIVGHDEKSDIALLKIDAKHDLAVAPLGNSDDLKVGEWVMAIGNPFGFDHSVTAGIVSAKGRFIPGSYEDFIQTDASINPGNSGGPLIDLRGDVVGVNCAIYTHTGTSMGIGFAVPIELVKEELPQLKRSGKVVRGWLGVYIQKVTPELAESLGLADSRGALVAKVLDGGPAKVAGVRHGDVIVAFDNQPVSDSRELPLLIGRTDLGHKGTLKVIRDKQTIDLPVTITQSREPEIVASEEKSQKPDLGAVSPFGLHVKDLSPDLAKELGLDAPGGVVISSVQPGSRADEAGLRARDVILEVNRAAVKNVDSYQHALKTSAKGKIVLLLVRRGDATIYVTVKPEA
- a CDS encoding DUF1844 domain-containing protein; translation: MGESEDKRGFKVQDRRRFSAEGEAKPGDEAPSDSGEALEIKSKADAPGPESISKPQAAASQPAANRHSSQAPLELTFAAFLWSLSEQALAALGEIPDLASGQVTHDLILAQQMIDIIIMLRDKTRGNLDPHEQALLKEILSSLQMKYVELARPPGR
- the htpX gene encoding zinc metalloprotease HtpX, which gives rise to MSFFKTTMLLGLMTGLLMVIGGLLGGSRGVAIFFVIAAVMNFFSYWFSDKIVLRAYGAQELDAGSAPELYSIVNELAHSAAIPMPRLYLIDSDTPNAFATGRNVHHAAVAVTRGIMRICTREELKGVIGHELSHVTNHDILTSSIAATMAGAVMMIGSMVRWGAIFGLGGRDDEEGGLAGLLVAGILAPIAATLIQLAISRTREYQADASGAALTHNPLYLASALRKLEAANERMPMDASPATAHLFIVNPLSAAGISRLFSTHPPIEERIHRLEQMSAGQIGQG